The following proteins are encoded in a genomic region of uncultured Fretibacterium sp.:
- the eno gene encoding phosphopyruvate hydratase, whose protein sequence is MATIVGIHGREILDSRGNPTVEVDVFLEDGSFGRAAVPSGASTGVHEALELRDKEKRYCGKGVQKAVENVNDKMASELIGMDADDQGGLDRAMLELDGTPGKSNLGANAVLGVSMANARAAAQSHGLPLWAYLGGVGAYILPTPMMNVINGGAHADNNVDIQEFMIVPHSAPSFSEALRMGAETYHALKDCVKSRGYSTGVGDEGGFAPNLKSNREALDLLMEAVTKAGYQPGKDIGFALDVASSEFFKDGKYVFEGEGRTFSAEELIGYYEGLVREYPVLSIEDGMAEDDWEGWSALTRSLGGKVQLVGDDLFVTNPEILGRGIERGIANAVLVKLNQIGTVSETLEVIRMAAAAGYASVISHRSGETADTFIADLAVASKAGQIKTGSIARTDRVAKYNQLLRIEEELGENARYAGLSHFSRK, encoded by the coding sequence ATGGCTACGATAGTCGGGATTCATGGCAGGGAGATATTGGACTCCAGGGGCAACCCCACGGTGGAGGTCGATGTTTTTCTCGAGGACGGCAGCTTCGGCAGGGCCGCCGTCCCCTCGGGGGCCTCGACGGGGGTGCACGAGGCCCTGGAACTCCGGGACAAGGAGAAGCGCTACTGCGGCAAGGGGGTCCAGAAGGCCGTCGAGAACGTAAACGACAAGATGGCATCGGAGCTCATCGGCATGGACGCCGACGACCAGGGCGGCCTGGACCGGGCCATGCTGGAGCTGGACGGGACGCCGGGCAAGTCGAACCTCGGGGCCAACGCCGTCCTGGGGGTATCCATGGCCAATGCCCGGGCCGCGGCCCAGAGCCACGGGCTTCCCCTTTGGGCCTATCTGGGCGGGGTCGGCGCCTACATCCTTCCCACCCCCATGATGAACGTCATCAACGGCGGGGCCCACGCGGACAACAACGTCGACATCCAGGAGTTCATGATCGTCCCCCACAGCGCGCCGTCCTTCTCCGAGGCGCTGCGCATGGGGGCGGAGACCTATCATGCCCTCAAGGACTGCGTCAAGTCGCGCGGCTATTCGACGGGGGTCGGGGACGAGGGCGGCTTCGCCCCGAACCTCAAGAGCAACCGTGAGGCCCTGGACCTGCTGATGGAGGCCGTGACCAAGGCGGGCTACCAGCCGGGGAAGGACATCGGCTTTGCGCTGGACGTGGCCTCGTCCGAGTTCTTCAAGGACGGCAAGTACGTCTTCGAGGGCGAGGGCAGGACCTTCTCCGCGGAGGAGCTCATCGGATATTACGAGGGCCTGGTCCGGGAGTATCCCGTCCTCTCCATCGAGGACGGCATGGCCGAGGATGACTGGGAGGGCTGGTCGGCCCTGACCCGGTCGCTGGGCGGTAAGGTCCAGCTGGTCGGCGACGACCTGTTCGTCACGAACCCGGAGATCCTCGGGCGCGGGATCGAGAGGGGGATCGCCAACGCCGTCCTGGTGAAGCTGAACCAAATAGGGACCGTGTCGGAGACCCTGGAGGTCATCCGTATGGCCGCGGCGGCGGGTTACGCGTCGGTGATCTCGCACCGCTCGGGCGAGACGGCCGACACCTTCATCGCCGACCTGGCCGTGGCCTCGAAGGCCGGCCAGATCAAGACGGGCAGCATCGCCCGCACCGACCGCGTGGCCAAGTACAACCAGCTGCTGAGAATCGAGGAGGAGCTGGGGGAGAACGCCCGTTACGCGGGCCTGAGCCATTTCTCCAGAAAGTAG
- a CDS encoding S4 domain-containing protein, with protein MRLDKFLKLARLVKRRSAAQEMIELGAVRLDGRACKSSAEVREGAVLEVAYMNRVLKVRVLCADEALLKRPGTVAWETIGERTVAPDRNPWEDG; from the coding sequence ATGAGGCTCGACAAATTCTTGAAGCTGGCCCGTCTGGTCAAGCGCCGCAGCGCGGCCCAGGAGATGATCGAGCTGGGCGCCGTGCGTCTGGACGGTCGGGCCTGCAAGTCCTCCGCCGAGGTCCGGGAGGGGGCCGTGCTGGAGGTGGCCTACATGAACCGGGTGCTGAAGGTCCGGGTCCTCTGCGCCGACGAGGCGCTGCTGAAGCGTCCGGGGACGGTCGCCTGGGAGACAATCGGGGAGCGCACCGTGGCCCCGGACCGGAACCCCTGGGAGGACGGGTAG
- a CDS encoding RidA family protein yields MKKIVSTDKAPAAIGPYSQAVQAGQFLFASGQIPLDPKTGKMVSGSVEDQAVCVLENVKGVLEGAGYSLQDVVKTTVFATDMANFAAVNGVYSRYFGENPPARSFVAVKALPKDAQVEIEFVAWKA; encoded by the coding sequence ATGAAAAAAATCGTTAGCACCGATAAGGCCCCGGCGGCCATAGGGCCCTACAGCCAGGCGGTCCAGGCCGGGCAGTTCCTCTTCGCCTCGGGGCAAATTCCCCTGGATCCCAAGACCGGAAAGATGGTCTCGGGCTCCGTGGAGGACCAGGCCGTATGCGTCCTGGAGAACGTGAAGGGGGTCCTGGAGGGCGCGGGCTATTCCCTGCAGGACGTGGTGAAGACCACGGTCTTCGCGACGGATATGGCGAACTTTGCCGCGGTGAATGGGGTCTACTCGAGGTACTTCGGCGAGAATCCCCCGGCCCGCTCCTTCGTCGCCGTCAAGGCGCTGCCGAAGGACGCGCAGGTCGAGATCGAGTTCGTGGCCTGGAAGGCGTAG
- the secD gene encoding protein translocase subunit SecD codes for MIRRDRLRLWVVVIVVLAALAYAWPVVGRLNMGLDLKGGAHIVLQAKDTPEAPVEEDSIDRLLAVLRNRVDQYGVAEPIIQKSGQDRIIIDLPGIQDPNAALELIGKTAQLDFREVLDVSAPPPPSPERKNYDSDEQFARAQERWRSAAALGNNASADFSARAAGMEGAIVAPSEDEREGTEGGRYYLLGKVLLSGKELKDAAVNPDSLGRMGVSLSFNSEGARLFEEATDRLVGKQIAIVLDGVVISAPVVQDRISGGNAQITGRFSPDEASRLAIMLKAGALPVAVEIAENRSVGPSLGADSVRQGLQAGLFGAGMVFVFMLIYYQFRGLAADVALAVTMLLVFAGLIAFNATLTLPGIAGIILTIGMAVDGNVLIYERIREELRAGKTSLAALDSGFRKALVTILDSNITTLIAAVVLFYFGSGSVRGFGVTLSIGLVASVFSNVVVTRALLQIFMSRKRNALRRS; via the coding sequence ATGATTCGTAGAGATCGTCTGCGGCTTTGGGTCGTGGTGATCGTTGTCCTGGCCGCGCTGGCCTACGCGTGGCCCGTGGTGGGGAGGCTCAATATGGGGCTCGACCTGAAGGGCGGGGCCCATATCGTCCTCCAGGCCAAGGATACCCCGGAGGCTCCCGTGGAGGAGGACAGCATCGACCGCCTGCTGGCCGTGCTGCGCAACCGCGTGGACCAGTACGGCGTTGCGGAGCCGATCATCCAGAAGAGCGGCCAGGACAGGATCATCATCGACCTGCCGGGTATCCAGGACCCAAACGCCGCTCTGGAACTGATCGGAAAGACCGCGCAGCTGGACTTCCGTGAGGTGCTGGACGTCAGCGCCCCGCCTCCGCCCTCGCCCGAGAGGAAGAATTACGACAGCGACGAGCAGTTTGCCCGCGCCCAGGAGCGCTGGAGGTCGGCCGCGGCGCTCGGGAACAATGCCAGCGCGGACTTTTCGGCCCGGGCCGCCGGAATGGAGGGGGCGATCGTCGCCCCCAGCGAGGACGAGCGCGAGGGGACGGAGGGAGGACGCTACTACCTGCTGGGTAAGGTACTGCTCTCCGGCAAGGAGCTCAAGGATGCCGCGGTCAACCCCGACAGCCTGGGCCGCATGGGGGTCTCCCTTTCCTTCAACTCCGAGGGAGCCCGGCTCTTCGAGGAGGCCACGGACCGCCTGGTGGGGAAACAGATAGCCATCGTGCTGGACGGCGTGGTGATCTCCGCGCCCGTCGTCCAGGACCGCATCTCGGGCGGCAACGCGCAGATCACGGGGCGCTTCTCGCCGGACGAGGCCTCGCGCCTGGCCATCATGCTCAAGGCCGGCGCGCTGCCCGTGGCGGTCGAGATCGCCGAGAACCGTTCGGTCGGCCCCAGCCTTGGCGCGGACTCCGTCCGTCAGGGACTCCAGGCCGGCCTCTTTGGGGCGGGCATGGTGTTCGTCTTCATGCTTATTTACTATCAGTTCCGGGGGCTTGCTGCGGACGTCGCTCTGGCCGTGACGATGCTCCTGGTCTTCGCGGGGCTTATCGCCTTCAACGCGACGCTCACCCTGCCCGGCATCGCGGGCATCATCCTGACGATCGGCATGGCCGTGGATGGCAACGTGCTGATCTATGAGCGCATCCGCGAGGAACTGCGCGCCGGAAAGACCTCCCTCGCGGCGCTGGACTCGGGCTTCCGCAAGGCGCTCGTGACGATCCTCGACTCGAACATCACGACGCTGATCGCGGCCGTCGTCCTCTTCTACTTCGGCTCCGGATCGGTGCGCGGCTTCGGCGTCACGCTCTCCATCGGGCTCGTGGCCAGCGTGTTCTCCAACGTCGTCGTGACCCGCGCGCTTCTCCAAATATTCATGAGCCGGAAGCGGAACGCCCTGAGGCGCAGTTAG
- the secF gene encoding protein translocase subunit SecF, whose product MNFNLMGYRRPALLLSLVLVVLSLGLLLFRGLNLGIDFTGGNVIQVEFGTRPDVAEVREVVSAVVAKGAMIQNFGEAGIIIRTNEDTEGSREQVVKVLREKYADMKVIGFEKVGPVVGRELRNQAIVGISIALVAILIYITVRFQFRFAVVSVVPLVHDVVIALGFFSLTQMEIASSFIAALLTIVGYSLNNTIIILDRIRENWRDLPKAGIVELVNRSVNQTLSRTVNTTLTTLFPVAALCVWGGPVLAAFSYAMLVGIIAGTYSSIFVATGALIEWWLRKPE is encoded by the coding sequence ATGAATTTCAATTTGATGGGGTACCGTAGACCGGCGCTTCTCCTGAGCCTCGTCCTGGTCGTCCTCAGCCTGGGGCTCCTGCTCTTCAGGGGCCTGAACCTGGGCATCGACTTCACGGGCGGCAACGTCATCCAGGTGGAGTTCGGGACCCGGCCCGACGTGGCGGAGGTCCGTGAGGTTGTCTCCGCCGTCGTGGCCAAGGGTGCGATGATCCAGAACTTCGGCGAGGCGGGCATCATCATCCGCACCAACGAGGATACGGAGGGGAGCCGCGAGCAGGTCGTCAAGGTCCTGCGGGAGAAGTACGCGGACATGAAGGTCATCGGCTTCGAGAAGGTTGGCCCCGTCGTGGGGCGGGAGCTGCGCAACCAGGCGATCGTGGGCATCTCCATCGCCCTCGTCGCCATCCTGATCTACATCACCGTGCGATTCCAGTTCCGCTTTGCGGTGGTGAGCGTCGTCCCGCTGGTGCACGACGTGGTGATCGCCCTGGGTTTCTTCAGCCTGACCCAGATGGAGATCGCCTCCTCGTTCATCGCGGCGCTCCTGACGATCGTGGGCTACTCGCTGAACAACACGATCATCATCCTGGACCGCATACGCGAGAACTGGCGGGACCTCCCGAAGGCCGGCATCGTGGAGCTGGTCAACCGGTCCGTGAATCAGACGCTCTCCCGGACCGTCAACACGACGCTGACGACGCTCTTCCCCGTCGCGGCCCTGTGCGTCTGGGGAGGGCCCGTGCTGGCCGCCTTCAGCTACGCCATGCTCGTGGGCATCATCGCGGGGACCTACAGCTCCATCTTCGTCGCCACGGGAGCTTTGATCGAATGGTGGCTCCGGAAGCCGGAATAG
- the yajC gene encoding preprotein translocase subunit YajC, which produces MADQATTTTAVSPCGATGGGTAGGEGGATGGAQSMMGMLFPLAILVLFFYFFIIRPQRKRQKQHESMISSIGRGDQVVTIGGFFGTVREIRDDTFLIELAEGVRVRILKSSVQTKRVVAPSAPASEEKKDKDKDKDKDKD; this is translated from the coding sequence TTGGCGGATCAGGCTACGACGACGACGGCGGTTTCTCCCTGCGGTGCCACCGGCGGAGGGACGGCGGGCGGCGAGGGCGGCGCGACGGGAGGGGCTCAGAGCATGATGGGGATGCTCTTTCCCCTGGCGATACTCGTCCTCTTCTTCTACTTCTTCATCATTCGTCCCCAGCGTAAGCGCCAGAAGCAGCACGAGAGTATGATCTCGAGCATTGGGCGCGGAGACCAGGTCGTGACGATCGGCGGGTTCTTCGGCACGGTGCGGGAGATCCGCGACGATACGTTCCTGATCGAGCTGGCGGAGGGCGTGCGGGTGCGCATCCTCAAGTCCTCCGTCCAGACCAAGAGGGTCGTCGCTCCGTCGGCGCCTGCCTCGGAGGAAAAGAAGGACAAGGATAAGGATAAGGACAAGGATAAGGATTAG